AGATCTTCCACAAATTTGCTATCCTCTTTCCAGTCAGCACTAATTGGTGTAAGATTGTTTTTGAAAGGGTCTTCAGAAGTAAAGTTTTTCAGTGTTTTTGCAACCATTCCCTGCATGACTTCTTTATCTACCGGCCAGTTGATAAACTTATCTTCAAAAGCCTGGATAATACTCTGACTTTTCAGGATGATCTTTCTAAAGATAAATTTGATAATTTCTTTCGATCCTTCCAGTGTCTCATCCGAATCTTCCAGATAAGCCGCATATTCAGGCGTAGACTTCAGCTTATTGTAAATTGTTCTGATAAATTCAGGATCTGCATGCCAGTTGATCTGGTATTTATTTACAGCCGCTTTAAATTCAGGATTTTCCTGCAGCATAATAATGAACTTATTACGCAATAATTTCTTATTGGGATTCAGATCCTCAGCAGTAGGAAAATGCTTATTAGCTCTTTCTGTAGCATCGATGGCAGTATATTCTGTAATTTCTGAAAGTAATGCCAGCATTCTGACATACATCTCATAAACATTATCAATACTGTGCATCAATTCTTTCTTTGCAGAAAGTAGATCTTTTTTTTCTGTCATTTGCCACGCAAAGATGTTTTGCAGGACTTTAATTCGTAGGTGCCTTCTATTTAACATGAATGTAAGAACGAGTTGGTAATATACCGGTTATTAAAATGATGATTTTATTTTCTTTATATCTATTATTCTTTGTTCCGCAATCCTGTTTGCTGCCAGGATAGTCGGGATATTTTCTGCCTTAGACAGTTTAATAACGTTACGTGTGGCCTGATAGATATTTTCAGTCAGCTGCATC
This portion of the Pedobacter lusitanus genome encodes:
- the nusB gene encoding transcription antitermination factor NusB, which produces MTEKKDLLSAKKELMHSIDNVYEMYVRMLALLSEITEYTAIDATERANKHFPTAEDLNPNKKLLRNKFIIMLQENPEFKAAVNKYQINWHADPEFIRTIYNKLKSTPEYAAYLEDSDETLEGSKEIIKFIFRKIILKSQSIIQAFEDKFINWPVDKEVMQGMVAKTLKNFTSEDPFKNNLTPISADWKEDSKFVEDLFTYTLKNNTEYQNLIAERTKNWESERIALMDTILMKMAICELMNFPSIPVKVTINEYLDLSKDYSTPKSNSFINGILDKILGDLKRTNSIKKIGRGLIEE